The DNA window ATTTAAAATAAGGTTGTTAGCAGGATGGGTATAAAGGATGCCGTTTTTAATGCCATACATATTCGATGAACAGCCTTCTGTCACGGTTTCACCACGGTGCAAAATCGCTTCAAAATATCCTTCTTCATAAGCTTCTTGTTTCGCTAGTACATTGCCGAGCAGGTTCAAGCTTTTAATGTCACAACGCAACCAACGAATATCTTCGATAAACTTCGCCGTTACTCCAGACTCTAAACTCCCAACTGGACGCTCTACTGATTTCGTATTGCCGGTAATCACAGGATTTGCTTGTGTTGGGAATTGATGCTGTCGTTCTGCAGCGCCGCGCGTAACTTGAACGTATACCTGACCGTTATCAATCATGTTCAATTCCACAAAATCATACATCATTTTATGAAAAACATCTTTTGGATAGGGAATAACAATTTTGATTTTATCAGCACTTTCATAGAAACGGTCAATATGTTCTTTTGCTGTAAACAAGTTGCCGTCATAAACACGAATGACCTCGTAAATACCGTCTCCAAACTGATAGCCACGATCTTCTTTCGAAATCACCAAATCCTCTTCACGAATAAACTCACCATTATGCAATATCAAATCCATATCTAATCCCTCTTCCCTTATTTTTTACAAGCCAATTGATAAATTGCTTCTGCGTAAATTGCAGTTGCTTTAACTAAATTGTCGATATCGACAAATTCATCTGCTTGGTGCGCAACGTCCGGCTCACCTGGAAACAGCATACCAAATGCTACACCTTTATCAAGTACGCGCGCATATGTGCCCCCACCAATAGCAAGAAGGTCTGCTTTGTCACCTGTTTGTTTTTCATAGGCATTTTGTAGCGTCTTGATAAATGGATCGTTTCCATCCACGTAATGAGGAGGAGAATTGGACGCAATGTCCAGAACAAAATCCTTGAGTCGATAAGCCGCGATCTTTTCTTCAAATGGATAACTGATGGAATACCGCATGCTGACTGTAATCATCGCTGTTTTCTTTTTCTCAAAGCGAATAATTCCCGCGTTAAATGTCGTATTTCCTGATTGTTCATCCATAAACTCCAGTCCCAGTTTGCGACCACGCGAATCTTGATAAAACGTATCCGCGACAAATGCCACAAATTTCTGGCCATCGCCTTCTAAGCGATCTTTCAAAAATAATGCCAGTAAAACCCCTGCATTGACACCGTCTTCAGGCTCCATGGCATGGGCTGACTTTCCATTTAACGTCAACTCGGTCGAGCCGTTATGCTGTTCGACGACTCCTGTAACATTGTGTTCTTTGCAAAACGCTTTAAAATCTTCCTGCCATTCTGCTAGTTGGCCATTTAAAATAGCGGTTGCTTGGTCAGGCACCATATTGGTTCGATGACCTGCAATAAAAGATTCTAAAATCGCATCTTCATGCATGGAAAATGTTGAAAACACCAAGGTTGCGATCCCCTTTTCAGCATTGATGATTGGGAAATCCGCATCTGGTGTAAAGGCAATAGAGGGCATTTCTTCTGTTTTAAAATAACGATCCATGCAGCGGAACTCACTTTCTTCATCGGTTCCAATAATCAACCGCACGCGTTTTGTAAATTCTACGCCTGCTTCTTTTACCATGTTCAAAGCCGTCCATGCGGCAATTGTCGGACCTTTGTCGTCGATCGTGCCTCTGCCATAAAGTCGACCATTTTCAATTTCTCCACCAAATGGAGCTTTTGTCCATCCACTTCCCACTGGCACAACGTCAACGTGTCCTAAAATACCGAGCAATTCTTCACCTTGCCCAATCTCAAGATGCCCTGCAATGTCCCCTACATTTTTTACTGAATAGCCCTGAGTTTTCCCTTTTTTTAAAAACCAATCCAATGCCTGTTTAACTTCTTTTCCAAAAGGAGCCGTTGGTGTTGTGTCGTCACTTAACACGCTGGGAATCGCCACTAATTCCTGTAATTCTCTCAGCATGGTCTCTTTGCGTTTGTTAGCTTCTAGCAGCCAATCCATGGTTCACACTCCTTTTTGTTATGGCTATTGTACACCTTTTTCCATCAAATTAAAGAATTTGTGACAATTTGCATAAAAAATTCTGTCTTTCTATTGTTATTTTTGTGTAAAGATAGAGGGAAATCCTAGAATTCGAGATGTTTTTCCGGTATACTGGAATTGTCAGACTAGTCAAATTGACACACTATTTTAGGAAAAGGGGCTGTCTTTGGCATCAATCATAAACCAGCTGTATAAATCTCAGCCTATCGTCCGCTAGTCTTTGCCAATGGGAAAAAAGATGAAGGAGTGGTTCTATTATTATGAAACCCACAACCGATCGCATGCTCATTCGAATTAAAGATATGTATAAGTACATTCTCGACAACGGGACTGTAACGACGCAAGATCTTGTCGATGAATTCGGCATCACTCCTCGCACCATTCAAAGAGATTTGAATGTGTTAGCCTTTAACGACTTGGTGACCAGCCCAACTCGAGGCAAATGGACAACGACGCAACGGAAAGTGAAAATGACGTCTTAAACAATTTCCTAAACAAAGAAAATGACCGCAGCTATGCGGTCATTTTCTTTGTTTTAAACTAGTTACTTCTTCTTCCGTCAAATGACGGTATTCTCCAAGACCAAGCTCTGGATCAAGACTCAGAGGCCCCATCGACAAACGTTTCAAATAAACTACCCGCTTGCCGACACTTTCGAACATCCGTTTAACTTGATGGAATTTGCCTTCAGTAATCGTCAATTCGATTTTAGATTCGGCACCACTCTCAATTATATTTAAACTAGCTGGCTTCGTCACGTAACCATCGTCAAGCGCTACACCTTTTTTGAATGCTTCTGCATCCTCTTCTGTGACTTGTCCTTCAATTACTGCATAGTAAGTTTTGTCTACATGCTTTTTGGGTGATAATAATTCATGGGCTAACTTGCCGTCATTCGTCAGCAACAAAAAACCTTCAGTATCTTTGTCCAGTCGCCCAACTGGAAACGGCTCGAAATGCTGTTCTTGTTCTCCCAATAAATCGATTACCGTTTGGTCGTATTTATCTTCGGTTGCAGAGATGACGTCTTGCGGCTTGTTCATCAGCAAGTAGATAAACTCAGTATAAACAACCGCCTCGCCTTCTACTGCTACTTGATCTGTCTGTTCATCTACATGTATTTTTGGATCACGGACAATTTCCCCGTTCACTTCCACTGCAGTTGATTTCAGTAGGATTTTAACTTCTTTTCTAGAGCCAAAACCCATATTCGAAAGGAATTTATCTATGCGCATTGTGTCACTCCTAAAAGCCTAATTTCCGAGAAATTTTCGTTATTTTTGACCCCATTAACTTTTGTGCTAGTCCTGTTTTCAGTCCAAGATAACCATAAACAACTATTCCCACACCACCAACTAAAAGCAAGCGCAACATTGATAATAATTTATTGTCCATGCCTATAAATAGATCTAATCCCGACATCGCTAAGAAAACCGCTCCCGCCATAATCACGTTTAAGATGACGATTAAAATAACACGTCTTCCAACCATTTGCGAACGGTAATTCATGGTTTTAGCGATGACCACCATGTTCATACCAATCGCTACTAAATAGCCAATAATCGTTGCAGCAATAGCACCGTCTGTTTCAAAGCGTTCGATCAACGGTGTATTTAATACTGCTTTTAATAATAAACCTATCGACAAGTTGATAATAATCCATTTTTGTTTGTTAATCCCTTGTAAAATAGAAGCAGTGACTGGAAAAGCTGAAAATAAAATTGCTACTGGTAAATAATGTGCCAGGATTTCAGATCCAACATCACTGACTTCGTAAAAGACATGGTATAACTCATCAGACAGCATCGTCATACCGATAACAGCCGGTAATGTCAAGAATAGTAGTAACTGTATTGATTGATCGAGTGTTCGCGATACTTGAAGATATTCACGACGCGTAAAATGTTTGGTGATCAATGGAATCAATGCCATTGAAAATCCAGTTGCGAGCATCACAGGAATCATGACTAGCTTATGAGCAGTCAAATTTAGAATTCCAAGAAGATCGATTTCAGAGACATTCCCACCCGAGCTCATCGCTCGGTTAAATGTCATCAAATCAACAAATTGGAATAATGGATTGGCAATTCCTAGGAAAATAACTGGAACCGCGTAAATCAAAATCTCCTTGTACATATCACGTAACTTTACATCGTACGATTCAACGGAGTTCGCTAACAGACGATTATATTCAGGCTTTTTCTTTTTCCAGAAATAGGCTAGTGTCACAACACCACCAAGTGCCCCAACTGCAGCTGACAACACAGCAAATTGAATCGCCGTTTTTGGTGTACCTTCGAAGATATAAATTACTGCATAAGATCCGCCTAATAGGAAAATAATACGAACGATTTGCTCCACTAACTGTGAAACAGCGGTCGGCATCATGTAATTATAGCCTTGGAAAAACCCTCTCCACAAACTCATAAACGGCACGACAATTAATGCAAAGCTGACCCAGCGAATGGCTTCAGTAATGTCGCCTACTGAATAAATAAGCTCATCTTCAGAAATGGTGATGCGCGCTAGTGGTTCTGCGAAGATATAAAGTAAAAGAAACGACACAAAACCAGTAATCATCATTGTCAAAAGACCTGACTTTAATAATCGCCTACCGGTTTCATAATCACCGAGAGAATTGTATTTCGCGGTAAATTTCGAGAACGCAATCGGTGCACCGGAAATAGCCAGTGCCAGCATCAAGTTATACGGGATATACGCATATTGATAAAGTCCGATATTGTCTTTTCCTACCATGCTATAAAACGGGATGATATAAAGAACGCCAAGGATTTTCGATAAAAATAGACCCAAGGTTAAGATGGCTGTACCTTTAATTAATGATGACATTTTACACTTCCTGACTTGTTCGTGATAAAAACAATCTACACGATAGTTTACACCTATAGAAGAAATTACTCAACGTGTTTCGCTGCATCGTGTATACTTGAGAGAAAAACGAAAGCGAGTTCTTATTCTATGTATGACGTTATAATCATAGGCGGAGGTTCCTCCGGCTTAATGGCATCTATTGCCGCAGCTTCGATTAACCAAAAAGTATTGCTGATCGAAA is part of the Planococcus kocurii genome and encodes:
- the dat gene encoding D-amino-acid transaminase produces the protein MDLILHNGEFIREEDLVISKEDRGYQFGDGIYEVIRVYDGNLFTAKEHIDRFYESADKIKIVIPYPKDVFHKMMYDFVELNMIDNGQVYVQVTRGAAERQHQFPTQANPVITGNTKSVERPVGSLESGVTAKFIEDIRWLRCDIKSLNLLGNVLAKQEAYEEGYFEAILHRGETVTEGCSSNMYGIKNGILYTHPANNLILNGITRRVILELCEELEIPVEETPFTKAQALEMDEFIMSSTTTEVMPVVAIGDKKIGQGVPGELTRKLQAAFEARIGVGVKS
- the pepV gene encoding dipeptidase PepV, with the protein product MDWLLEANKRKETMLRELQELVAIPSVLSDDTTPTAPFGKEVKQALDWFLKKGKTQGYSVKNVGDIAGHLEIGQGEELLGILGHVDVVPVGSGWTKAPFGGEIENGRLYGRGTIDDKGPTIAAWTALNMVKEAGVEFTKRVRLIIGTDEESEFRCMDRYFKTEEMPSIAFTPDADFPIINAEKGIATLVFSTFSMHEDAILESFIAGHRTNMVPDQATAILNGQLAEWQEDFKAFCKEHNVTGVVEQHNGSTELTLNGKSAHAMEPEDGVNAGVLLALFLKDRLEGDGQKFVAFVADTFYQDSRGRKLGLEFMDEQSGNTTFNAGIIRFEKKKTAMITVSMRYSISYPFEEKIAAYRLKDFVLDIASNSPPHYVDGNDPFIKTLQNAYEKQTGDKADLLAIGGGTYARVLDKGVAFGMLFPGEPDVAHQADEFVDIDNLVKATAIYAEAIYQLACKK
- a CDS encoding DeoR family transcriptional regulator, giving the protein MKPTTDRMLIRIKDMYKYILDNGTVTTQDLVDEFGITPRTIQRDLNVLAFNDLVTSPTRGKWTTTQRKVKMTS
- a CDS encoding pseudouridine synthase, encoding MRIDKFLSNMGFGSRKEVKILLKSTAVEVNGEIVRDPKIHVDEQTDQVAVEGEAVVYTEFIYLLMNKPQDVISATEDKYDQTVIDLLGEQEQHFEPFPVGRLDKDTEGFLLLTNDGKLAHELLSPKKHVDKTYYAVIEGQVTEEDAEAFKKGVALDDGYVTKPASLNIIESGAESKIELTITEGKFHQVKRMFESVGKRVVYLKRLSMGPLSLDPELGLGEYRHLTEEEVTSLKQRK
- a CDS encoding putative polysaccharide biosynthesis protein, giving the protein MSSLIKGTAILTLGLFLSKILGVLYIIPFYSMVGKDNIGLYQYAYIPYNLMLALAISGAPIAFSKFTAKYNSLGDYETGRRLLKSGLLTMMITGFVSFLLLYIFAEPLARITISEDELIYSVGDITEAIRWVSFALIVVPFMSLWRGFFQGYNYMMPTAVSQLVEQIVRIIFLLGGSYAVIYIFEGTPKTAIQFAVLSAAVGALGGVVTLAYFWKKKKPEYNRLLANSVESYDVKLRDMYKEILIYAVPVIFLGIANPLFQFVDLMTFNRAMSSGGNVSEIDLLGILNLTAHKLVMIPVMLATGFSMALIPLITKHFTRREYLQVSRTLDQSIQLLLFLTLPAVIGMTMLSDELYHVFYEVSDVGSEILAHYLPVAILFSAFPVTASILQGINKQKWIIINLSIGLLLKAVLNTPLIERFETDGAIAATIIGYLVAIGMNMVVIAKTMNYRSQMVGRRVILIVILNVIMAGAVFLAMSGLDLFIGMDNKLLSMLRLLLVGGVGIVVYGYLGLKTGLAQKLMGSKITKISRKLGF